A region from the Triticum urartu cultivar G1812 chromosome 1, Tu2.1, whole genome shotgun sequence genome encodes:
- the LOC125513827 gene encoding hexose carrier protein HEX6-like, translating into MAMGASVDAPAAGSGGYSGRVTPFVVLTCIVAGSGGILFGYDLGISGGVTSMDSFLKTFFPEVYRHKQDSNVSNYCQFDSELLTVFTSSLYIAGLIATLFASSVTRRFGRRVSMLIGGTVFIAGSAFGGAAVNVPMLLLNRILLGIGLGFTNQSIPLYLSEMAPPQYRGAINNGFELSISIGILIANILNYCVVKLTAGWGWRISLSMAAVPAAFLTIGAIFLPETPSFIIQRDGDTDKARALLQKLRGTTSVQNELDDLVSASNLSRAAKYPFRNIFKRKYRPQLAMVLLIPFFNQLTGINVMNFYAPVMFRTIGLKESASLLSSVVTRLCATFANIVAMLVVDRFGRRKLFLVGGIQMILSQLAVGAILAAKFKDDGLMDKDYAFLVLITMCVFVAGFAWSWGPLTFLVPTEICPLEIRSAGQSIVVAVVFLMTFVIGQTFLAVLCRIKSGTFFVFAAWICVMTLVVYLFLPETKKLPMEQMEQVWRRHWFWKKIVGEEEDKEEEEKD; encoded by the exons ATGGCGATGGGCGCGTCCGTGGACGCGCCGGCCGCCGGCTCCGGCGGGTACAGCGGCCGGGTGACGCCGTTCGTGGTGCTGACCTGCATCGTCGCCGGCAGCGGCGGCATCCTCTTCGGCTACGACCTCGGCATCTCCG GTGGTGTCACCTCCATGGACTCATTTCTGAAGACGTTCTTCCCGGAGGTGTACCGCCACAAGCAGGACAGCAACGTCAGCAACTACTGCCAGTTCGACAGCGAGCTCCTCACCGTCTTCACCTCCTCCCTCTACATCGCCGGCCTCATCGCAACGCTGTTCGCGTCATCTGTCACGAGGAGGTTTGGCCGCCGCGTGTCCATGCTGATCGGTGGAACCGTCTTCATTGCCGGCTCGGCGTTCGGGGGAGCAGCCGTGAACGTACCCATGCTGCTCCTCAACCGGATCCTACTGGGAATAGGCCTAGGGTTCACTAACCAG TCGATCCCATTGTACCTGTCGGAAATGGCGCCGCCGCAGTACCGCGGTGCGATCAACAATGGGTTCGAGCTCAGCATCAGCATCGGCATTCTCATTGCAAACATCCTCAACTACTGCGTGGTGAAACTCACAGCAGGGTGGGGCTGGAGGATATCCCTATCCATGGCCGCAGTCCCTGCTGCATTCCTGACCATCGGTGCAATCTTCCTCCCCGAGACGCCAAGCTTCATAATCCAGCGGGACGGCGACACCGACAAGGCTAGAGCCCTGCTCCAGAAGCTGCGTGGAACCACCTCAGTGCAGAATGAGCTGGATGACTTGGTCTCTGCTAGCAACCTCTCGAGGGCAGCAAAATATCCATTCAGAAACATATTCAAGAGGAAGTACAGGCCACAGCTCGCCATGGTACTGCTGATCCCTTTCTTCAACCAGCTCACCGGGATCAATGTGATGAACTTTTATGCCCCAGTGATGTTCCGGACAATCGGCCTCAAGGAGAGCGCCTCCCTCCTATCATCCGTCGTCACACGTCTCTGCGCAACATTTGCTAACATCGTAGCGATGTTGGTGGTCGACAGGTTTGGGCGCAGGAAGCTCTTCCTCGTAGGTGGTATCCAGATGATCTTGTCACAGCTCGCTGTCGGCGCCATCCTAGCCGCAAAGTTCAAGGACGATGGGTTGATGGATAAGGACTATGCTTTCCTTGTGTTGATCACCATGTGCGTGTTTGTGGCAGGCTTTGCATGGTCATGGGGACCTCTCACATTCCTCGTCCCGACCGAGATCTGCCCACTGGAGATTAGATCAGCAGGGCAGAGCATTGTGGTCGCCGTGGTCTTCTTGATGACGTTTGTGATCGGCCAGACATTTCTGGCCGTCCTCTGCCGCATCAAGTCAGGGACGTTCTTCGTTTTTGCCGCGTGGATTTGCGTGATGACGCTAGTGGTCTATCTGTTCTTGCCAGAGACAAAGAAGCTTCCGATGGAGCAGATGGAGCAGGTCTGGAGGAGGCATTGGTTCTGGAAGAAGATTGTTGGGGAGGAAGAGGATAAGGAAGAGGAGGAAAAGGATTAA
- the LOC125513836 gene encoding O-fucosyltransferase 30: MDLPANRGRWRRRSARSHVPLLVAIFFLLLPASLLLSSAYSSLLRSLLPFSASAPGTGGGTLRCGRSAELEGERFLWYAPHSGFSNQVGELRNAAVAAALLNRTLVVPPVLDHHAVALGSCPKFRVAEPSDLRAAVWDHAMQLLREQRYVSMGDIVDLSPLKPLVKTIDFRVFVSLWCGVDMRKTCFSGLCCSVSGGGSLPSDYDRCRSLLSGLEGSESSGCVYPVQDDCRTTVWTYQENNDRALDSFQPDEELKRKKRISYVRRRKDIYKSLGPGNKAEDATLLAFGTLFSAPYKGSESYFDIHESPKDHRLQNLLEKIEFLPFAPEIMAAGTELAKSKIKEPFLCAQLRLLDGQFKNHWKSTFSALKEKLKSLEVEMKTNKNSGSVHIFLMTDLPRANWTKTYLADIAKDGKYQLYTLKENDVLQTAEKLMAAEHGIRSGFLPEIRGNTNKDCDPVQLPEILLYVEESVCSCASLGFVGTAGSTIAGSIETMRKNNVCKL; this comes from the exons ATGGACCTGCCGGCGAACCGCGGTCGGTGGCGCAGGCGGAGCGCACGGTCGCACGTGCCGCTACTCGTGGCCATCTTTTTCCTCCTCCTTCCGGCATCCCTCCTGCTCTCCTCCGCCTACTCCTCCCTGCTCCGCTCCCTCCTCCCCTTCTCCGCCTCCGCCCCCGGCACTGGCGGCGGCACCCTGAGGTGTGGGCGCTCGGCGGAGCTGGAGGGAGAGAGGTTCCTGTGGTACGCGCCGCACAGCGGGTTCAGCAACCAGGTGGGCGAGCTGCGGAACGCTGCGGTGGCGGCCGCGCTGCTCAACCGCACCCTCGTCGTGCCCCCCGTGCTCGACCACCACGCCGTCGCCCTCGGGAGCTGCCCCAAGTTCAGGGTCGCCGAACCCTCCGATCTCCGAGCCGCCGTCTGGGACCACGCCATGCAGCTCCTCCGGGAGCAGAG GTATGTTTCGATGGGTGACATAGTTGATCTGTCCCCACTGAAGCCTTTGGTTAAGACAATTGATTTCAGGGTGTTTGTTTCATTATGGTGCGGTGTAGATATGCGGAAAACTTGCTTTTCTGGGTTGTGCTGTTCTGTTTCTGGTGGTGGATCATTGCCAAGTGACTATGACAGATGCCGATCTTTGCTGTCTGGTTTAGAAGGCAGTGAAAGTAGTGGTTGTGTGTATCCTGTTCAGGATGATTGTAGAACAACGGTCTGGACATATCAGGAGAATAATGATAGAGCACTGGATTCGTTTCAACCAGATGAAGAGTTaaaaaggaagaagaggataTCATATGTTAGGAGGCGTAAAGATATATACAAGAGTTTAGGGCCTGGTAATAAAGCTGAGGATGCTACCTTGTTGGCCTTCGGGACACTTTTTTCAGCACCATACAAGGGATCAGAGTCTTATTTTGATATCCATGAATCACCAAAGGATCATAGATTACAGAATCTACTTGAGAAAATTGAGTTCCTTCCTTTTGCCCCAGAGATCATGGCTGCAGGGACGGAGCTTGCTAAGAGCAAGATTAAGGAGCCTTTTCTTTGTGCGCAACTAAGATTGTTAGATGGCCAATTTAAGAATCACTGGAAATCTACCTTTTCTGCCCTTAAGGAGAAGCTGAAATCTCTTGAGGTGGAAATGAAGACAAACAAGAACAGTGGTTCTGTTCACATTTTCCTCATGACTGATCTTCCCAGAGCAAACTGGACGAAAACCTATCTCGCAGATATTGCAAAAGATGGGAAATATCAACTGTACACCCTGAAGGAAAATGATGTTCTGCAGACTGCCGAGAAGCTTATGGCTGCTGAACATGGCATAAGGTCTGGATTCCTTCCAGAGATCAGAGGAAACACGAACAAGGATTGTGATCCAGTTCAACTACCGGAAATTTTATTATACGTCGAAGAATCTGTTTGCAGCTGTGCATCACTCGGATTTGTGGGGACTGCTGGATCAACCATAGCAGGAAGTATAGAAACAATGAGGAAGAACAATGTGTGCAAATTGTAG
- the LOC125513851 gene encoding transcription factor MYBS3 has product MTRRCSHCSHNGHNSRTCPNRGVKIFGVRLTDGSIRKSASMGNLSLLGGSTSGGGGASPADVGHDAAAEGYASDDFVQGSSSANRERKKGVPWTEEEHRRFLLGLQKLGKGDWRGISRNFVVSRTPTQVASHAQKYFIRQANMSRRKRRSSLFDLVPDESDLPPLPGNQEPEAQILNHPPLPPPMEEEEVESMESDTSVIAESSSASAIMPENLQSSYPVLVPAYFSPFLQFSVPFWQNQNDGDDLGQGTHEIVKPVPVHSKSPINVDELVGMSKLSIGDPKQDTVSTSLSLKMVGGQNRQSAFQANLPTRAQA; this is encoded by the exons ATGACGAGGCGGTGCTCGCACTGCAGCCACAACGGCCACAACTCGCGGACGTGCCCCAACCGCGGGGTCAAGATCTTCGGGGTACGCCTCACTGATGGATCCATCCGCAAGAGCGCCAGCATGGGGAACCTCTCCCTGCTCGGGGGATccaccagcggcggcggcggcgcatcCCCCGCTGACGTCGGCCACGACGCCGCCGCAGAGGGCTACGCCTCCGACGACTTCGTGCAGGGATCATCATCCGCCAACCGCGAGCGCAAGAAAG GGGTTCCTTGGACTGAAGAAGAACATCGGAGGTTTTTGCTTGGACTGCAAAAGCTTGGAAAGGGTGATTGGCGAGGAATCTCTCGTAATTTTGTGGTCTCAAGAACACCTACTCAAGTAGCAAGCCATGCTCAGAAATATTTTATACGCCAAGCCAATATGAGCAGAAGGAAGAGAAGGTCTAGCCTCTTTGACTTGGTGCCTGATGAG TCAGACCTGCCACCCCTACCTGGTAATCAAGAACCTGAGGCCCAGATATTAAATCACCCACCATTACCTCcacccatggaggaggaggaggtagaATCTATGGAGTCAGATACTTCTGTCATTGCAGAGAGTTCTTCAGCTTCTGCTATCATGCCTGAGAATTTGCAGTCGAGCTATCCGGTGCTAGTTCCAGCATATTTCTCACCATTCTTGCAATTCTCAGTTCCTTTCTGGCAAAATCAGAATGATGGAGATGATCTTGGACAAGGAACACATGAGATTGTTAAGCCTGTTCCGGTTCATTCAAAGAGTCCAATCAATGTTGATGAACTGGTGGGCATGTCGAAGCTAAGCATAGGGGATCCCAAGCAAGATACAGTATCTACCTCTCTTTCCTTAAAAATGGTAGGAGGTCAAAATAGACAATCGGCTTTCCAGGCGAATCTCCCAACGAGGGCTCAGGCGTGA